The following nucleotide sequence is from Sphingomonas panacisoli.
AGCCTGTTATGCGCCAGCGACTCGATGCCGCTTGCCGATGCTTGGCTGGCGGCGGCGGATCGTATCCTGTTGCCCGCCGTGTCGTGGCGCGATTTGGCACTCTCGCTCGCGCACCATCCGCGCCTCACGCAGATAATGTGCTCGATCTATTCGACGCTGTTGTGGCAGCCGTTCGTGTTGATCGTGGCGCTGGCTCTCGCTCGACGTGAGGACGTTATCTGGCGGTTCGTTCACGCCTGGATGCTGACATTGGTTTTGTGCGTCGCAATTTTCGCGATTGCGCCCGCCGTCACACCCTATGTCTATTATGGTATCACGCCGAGCCAGGTTCCGGCACTGACCGTCAATGCCGGCTGGCGTCCCGCCGAGATCATCATGCATGTCCGCGACGGTACAATCCACGTGCTGGCGAGCAGGACTGCCAGCGGGCTGATCACTTTTCCGTCGTTCCATGCTGCCGGCGCTATGCTGCTCGCCTGGAGCTTCCGTCGCGCGTCCTGGTTCGGTTGGGGGTTCGTGGCGCTTGATGTCCTGATGCTGCCGACCATTCCCCTGATCGGCAGTCATTATTTCGTCGATGCGCTGGGCGGCGTCGCGGTCGCCGCGCTGACGATCGTAACAACGCGGCGCACTGGTAAGCCCCGCCACGGATTGTGCCGACCCGCCACCCATTCTTGGCCCGAGCAAGGCAGCCCCATATCGTAACTGTCCAATACGCGCTGACCAGCATTCGTTGACCATTTCATACTCGTAAAGAAGGAATTTGGAAGCTGGTCGCTCGACAGCCGCATCCGATCGGCGAGGACCGATCGAAACTCGCAGTGCGTGATCAACGCTTCGACGCACATCGTGGTCGGCTCAGAACCACGGTCCACCATTCAATCGCGCAAGATGATATCCGCGGACCCGACACCGCCGCGTGCTACTTGGAGGGAGCCTGCCAAAGCTCGATTTTCGTTCCATCTGGGTCGAGGATCGAGGCGAACTTGCCGGTCGGATCCGCTTGCCGGTTGAGGACTTTGATACCTTTGGTTTCGAGCTTGGCGATGAACGCATCAAGGTCGTCTACCGCGAAATTGATCATGAAATCGCGCTTGGAAGGCGCGATCTCGCTGCTGTTCTCGCGCATGGCGGACCAAACCACCACCGGCGGATGGAGCGGAGCGTCGTATCGTAGAAGGGCACCACCCCACGGCTCGATGTTGATGCCAAGCACCTCTTGGTACCATTTCGTCAAGGCCGCTGGATCCTTGCTAACGACGAACACCCCTCCAACGCCCGTTATTCGACCGACTTCCTGGGCATGAAGCACCATCGGCGACAAACCGACCAAAAGAAGTCCGGCGGCTACGAAAATGCCAGTTCTCGTCATCGCTCTCTCCTCTAGGGCGCGTAGCTGCCGCCAACGATCTCGGTTGCCGCGACTTACATTACCCAATCGAGCGTCAAAAATACCTTGGTTGTGTCGGTGGCGAAGCCTTTTGCAACGTATCGCGCTAATCGCGCCGCCAACGTGTAGCGGTTGAACTTCAAGAACCCGATCGCGTCAATCTCATCCCCGTACAATCGCACCAACCGATCGCTGGCGAACCGGTGATAGGTCCCGGCGACGCCGTAGCCGGTGATCATACCCTTGCTCTTCCAGCTGCCCCCGATGGTGCCGTACAGGTCGCGGAGCCCGTCGGGCGGTGTCGTAGTAAATTTGCTCGCCCAGCCCTGGAACTTGAAGAAAGAGGCGAGCGGGGTCTGGATGCTGGTCAAGGCAACGCCTCTATCGGCTCCGAGCACTTCATATCCGGCGGTCGCCGACACGATCGGACCGCTCAGGGTCGCTTCACCGAGATAGTAGGTCGCCGCATAACGGTTCGGGTTGCGGGCATAGTCGCTTTGCCGCGCGATGCTCGCGACATAAGCGAGCTTCCACCCCTTCGCGATCTGGCGCACGCCGGTGAGGCGCAGCCCATAGGTCTGGTTCGACAGGCGATAACCCGATAGTGCGGACAGGTTCTGATCGACGAGATATGCGAAGGCGCCAAGCGTGCCGATCGGCGTCGCGTAGCCGATCTGTCCGAACCAATTGTTTCCGGACACGGATCGCGGGCGCGCACCCTTGCCATCAATGCCGTTCACTGTCCGAACGTCCCACGAATAAGCGGCGTCCACGCTGAGCTTGCCGTGAGTCCATTTGGCACGGACGGCGTCGAAGGTCTGTTGGTTCTGCCGCCAATTGGCCGAGCCGACGAACCGCTGGTCGCCCAGCTCGAGCACTTGCCGTCCCGCGATCAACGCGAGGCCATCCTTTTCATAACCGAACTGCACGCGGTTGATTTCGACATCGTTCGGGTCGGGGATGACCGGCAGTGGGCGGCCGTTGAGGCCGTTGTTGAACGCGCCCGCGATCTTCAAAGTCGCTTCGGCCTCGACCAAAGCCGTGAGCGGTCCGGCCTTAGCTTGGATGCCCGTTCGCATTCGCATGGTCACAGCGTCGGCTTGGTCGGCGACGCCCTCCTGATCGACATGCTCGTAGCGCAGCCGGGCATCGATCAGCGGCGTGAGCTTGATGTCCTGAGCCGCGGCGGCATCGGCGCACACCCCCGCTGCCAGCAGCGCTAGCGCTGCCACCTGCGTCATCTGCGACATGGCGGTTACGCCGCGGTGCCAGCCAGCGCGCCATCGAGCTGGTCGAGCTCACCCGACGCGCGCGCCTTGCGTCCGTAGACCAGTTCGAACACCGGCCCCGCCATCATCGTCGTCACGATCGCCATCAGCACCAGCATCGAAAACAGCGTCGGGCCGATAATGCCCTTCTGCAGCCCGATGTTGATGATGATCAGTTCCATCAGCCCGCGCGAGTTCATCAGCGCACCGATGCCGAGTGCGGTGCGATTGTCCTCGCCCGACAGCCGCGCCGCCGCCCAGCACGCACCGAACTTGGCGAGGATCGACACCGCCAGCACGCCGAACGCGATCAGCAGCAGCTCTGGCGAATTGACCATGTCCATCCGCGTGTTGAGCCCCGAATAGGTGAAGAACATCGGCAGCAGCAGGACAACCGCGAGCGGCTCAACCTTCAGCTTCAGCTCCTCGACGAACTTGCCCCGCGGCATGCACGCACCGAGCAGGAAACCGCCGAAAATGGCGTGGATTCCTATCGCGTCCATGACGAATGCCGACATGCAGAACAGCATCATCGTGATCGCCAGGATGGTGACGCTCATCTCCCCCTGCGCTTCGACGATGCGGCCGAGCGGGGCGAGCAGCTTGCGGCCCCAGATGAGCATGAACGCAGCGTAGATCACCGCCCCACCGATCGCGAGTATCGCGACGCCGGAGCCGCCGCCGAAGGTCGCGAGTACGATCGCGAGCACGCACCACGACGTGGCATCATCGAACGCGCCCGCCGTCAGCGACAGCGTGCCGAGCGACGAATTGGCCAGACCGCGCTCGTTGATGATCCGCGCGAGCATCGGGAAAGCCGTCAGCGCGATGCAGGCGCCCATGAACAGCATCGCATTGGCCTGACTGATCCCTGGCGTAAACAGTCCGTCGATCCCGAGCAGCCACGGCGTAATAAGCGCGGCAAGCAGGAAAGGCGCCGCAATGCCGGCCGCGGAAACCGCCCCGGCGCTCTTTGCCTTCGATTGGAAATGGTCGAGGCGCAGCGTCAGTCCGACCATGAACATGTAGAGGCCGACCCCAAGCTGCGCGCCGGCATACAGCACGTTGCGCGTTTCCTTGGGGAATATCGCGAGCTGAAGATCCGGGAAGAACAGGCCGAGCAAAGACGGCCCCAACACCACGCCGGCGATCATCTCACCGACGACTTGCGGCTGGCCGAGAAACTTCTTTCCGGCCCAGCCGACGACGCGACAGGCCAGCAGGATCACGGCGAGTTGCAGGAAGAAATGGACGCTGAAATCGCCCGGGGCATAGCTTTTCGCTGCACCGGCGACGGCCGGCCCGTGCGGTGAGAGGATCCCGGTCACAGTGGAAATCAAACTATCGACAATGCCTTGCATGCCACTCCCCTATTACGGCTCCGCACATGTTGCGCCGCGTTCGTCGGAGCAGAAAAGTTGTTGGGAACGTTATCAATGGCAAAATCAACGGATCGATCGCATTTTCGCCTTGGTCGTCGATTGTGTTGCGGCAGTACCATATTGTAGGTACATACCTACGTTATTGACGTTCGCGGGAGCGGAAAATGCGGGCGATTTCGAGTCGTGAGTTCAACCAGGACGTCAGTCACGCGAAGCGCACGGCGCGAATCGAACCAGTCTTCGTCACCGATCGGGGGCGTCCGACGCACGTGCTGATGAGCATCGAAGCGTTCCGCCGCCTGTCGGGAGAAGGCGACACGATCATTGATTTGCTCGCCATGCCCGGGCTTGCCGATCCGCCCCCCACCGGCGATCTGTGGCGCGGGCCTGGCGGCTGATGCACTTGCTCGACACATCCATCGTCCTCGCCCTGCGCAACGCCCGCGCCGGGGTAGCGGAGCCCGGCCTGACCGCATGGGCATCGGCGTTGCCCCGCGAAAGCTTGTTCATCTCGGCGATCACGTTGCACGAACTCGAGGAGCAGGCGCGAACGACACGCCAGGATCGTGCGCAATGGCGGACATGGATCGACGATCACGTAACGCGCGCGTTCGATGGGCGTGTGCTGCCGGTCGATGCCGCGGTGGTGCGTCGTGCTGGGCAGCTTGAACGCGGCGGGGCTCGCGATGGCCTTCTGGCGGCGACAGCGCTCGAACACCGTCTGACGCTTGCCACGCTCCGCCCGCGCGCGTTCAAGGCGAGCAGGGTCAAGACGTTCGACCCGACCGGCTTTGTCCCCTCCACCCAGATCGAAGATTGGCGGCAGGCCGCGCAGGCCGCGCCGGCCTGGATCAAGAACCTGTTCGTGCGCAGCTAGGACGGTTAGGGTCACGATCATGGTGCCCAGGCGCAGCATTCTGATCGTGGGCGGCGGTACGGCCGGCTGGCTGACGGCTTGCTACCTCGCGAAGTTCTTCGACCTCGCGCGCCATCCGTCGCTGTCGATCACGCTCGTCGAATCGCCCGATATCGGCATCGTCGGCGTTGGCGAAGGCGCGTTCCCGACGATCCGCACCACGCTGCAATTCCTCGGCATCGACGAATATGATTTCATCCGGGAAACGTCGGCGACGTTCAAGCAGGGCATTCGCTTCGACGATTGGCTGCGCAACCCGCACGACGGCCGGCACGCGCACTTCATCCACCCGTTCGAAGCGCCGCTCTATGCGCATGACGAGAGCCTGGTGTCCCACTGGCTTGCGAGCGACCCGGCGACGCGGCCGCCCTTCGCCGAAGCAGTGACGATCCAGCATCGCGTGTCGGAGCAGCAGCGCGGACCAAAGACCGCCGCCGATGGCGGGTTCGCGGCACCGCTCAATTATGCCTATCATTTCGACGCCGCCGCGCTCGCGGCGATGCTCGCCCGGCGCGGGCGCGAACTCGGCGTGCGGCATGTCGAGGACGAACTAGTCGCCGCCGCGGTCGGCGCGGACGGCACGATCGACCGTCTGTCGTTCAAGCGCAGCGGGGACGCGACCGCCGACCTTTATATCGACTGCACCGGTCTGCGCGCCGAACTGCTCGGTGGCGCGCTCGACGAGCCGTTCGTATCGGCCAAAAGCTACCTCTTCACCGACAGGGCGCTCGCCTGCCGCGTGCCGTACGATTGTGCCGACGCGCCCTTACCAAGCTACACCGTTGCCGCCGCGCATGAAGGCGGGTGGCTGTGGGACATCGGCCTGCGCGACAAGCGCGGAATCGGCTGCGTCTTTTCCAGCGCGCACCTCGACGAGGATCGCGCGCGCACCATTCTCGCCGCGTACCCTGGCGTCGGCGACCGCGGCGCCGATGCGCGGCTGATCACGTTCGAGCCGGGCTGGCGCGCGCGACAATGGGTCGGCAATTGCGTCGCGGTCGGGATGGCGGGCGGGTTCGTCGAGCCGCTCGAATCGACGGGCATCGTCGTGATCGAAGCGGCCGCGGCGATGATCGCCGAGCTGTTTCCGTTCAACGGCCCGGTCGATGCGCCGGCCGACCGGTTCAATGCGCTGATGACCGCGCGCTACGATAATCTCGTCAATTTCCTGAAGCTGCATTACTGCCTCAGCCGGCGTATCGAGCCGTTCTGGCGCGACAATGCCGACCCCGCATCGACTCCCGAGGCGCTGCGGGCCTTGCTCGACCGCTGGCGCCACCGCCCGCCGAGCCGGTTCGACTTCTTGATCGATGTCGAGACGTTCGCCTTCTTCAACTACCAATACATCCTCTATGGCATGGATTTCCATACAGAGCCGATCTTTGGGTCCGCAAAGGGCACCGGCTCCGCTGGTTCGGGAACGCTGTTCGAACGCATTCGTGGTTTCGGTGATCAGGCCGTCCACGAACTCCCATCGCATCGCGAACTCGTCGAGCAGATCAACGCCGCGCGATAAGGTCGAGCCTTCGGCGGAGTCATCCTCATATCCGGCGAACTATGTCATGCTCTCGCTTTAGATCGAAGCTGACAGTGGACTGGCCGCTTCGTACCCGCGAGCAGGCATAAGCCATTCTAAAATTGTCATCTCTTATCGACGTTCGATCGATAGCCGTGCAGAGCGCAAATCGATTGGGGGTAATCATGTATCTGTGTTGGTTATCCCCAACCCACCCCCGCTAGAATTTCGCCCCCAACCGCACGCCTACCGTCTGTGGCGTGATCGGCACGATATACGGCCGCTGACCGCAACTGCCGCATGCGACGAAGCGGGATAATTGGCCGCGCGCGTCGAAGGCGTTTTGCAGATAGACTTCGAACGTGAACTTGCCGAACTCGGCTCCGATCGAGAAATCGGCGGTCTCGAACGCCTTCAGCCGGCCGAACTGCGCCGCCGGGCTGATGACATTGCCGGTGAACGTTTCATAGACGGCGCTGCGAATGTCGGACGCCGCCGAGCTCTGGTACGAACCGACCGCCTGGGCATAGACCTTCGCGTTACCCACCGGAACGGTATAGCGCGCGGAGCCGTTGAGCTTGACCTGCGGCGTGATCGGCAGCCGGGTACCCTTGGGTGCCGAGATCATGTTCGTCACGCCATCCGAACTCGGCAGCGTGCAGGTAAAGCTCGGATCGTCGAACAGGCAGAGGTTCCTGGTCGTCTTGGCATCGGTATACGATCCCGAGGCTGTCAGGTTGAGCCGCCCCAGCGTGAGCGAGCTGTCGAACTCCGCACCCCAAATTCGCGCATCGGGACCGTTGTGGATTTCGGTGAAGCTGTTCGCGCCGAGGAAAGCGAACTGGAATTTCTTCCAATCCTGGCGATAGACGGCGGCGTTGAACCGGAGCTTACCGCCCAGCCACGTCGTCTTCACCCCCGCCTCGTAATTGGTCAGGAAGTCGGCGGCGTAGGGCGGGATGTCGTTGCGCCGGTTGATCCCGCCCGGCCGGAACCCGCGCGACCATGTGGCATAGGCCATCACGCCCGATATCGGTTTCCACGACACGTTGAAGCGATAGGTAACGCCCTCACCGCTAGCCTTGACGGGCAACAAGTTGCCGCCGGAATAGATGGCGAGGTTGGTGCACGGGCTGCCGGCCACGACGGCGGGCAACAGCGTCGTGTTGGTCTGCCCCGCCAACTGCGCGGCGCGCAGGCGTTCGCCCGTGGTCGTGAAGCAGCCCGCGACACCCGTTCGCGTCGAATACGCCGCATTGGGCGGCGGGCCGCCGTTCAGCTGATCGAACGCCGGGTTACGCCCGAACCCGAAAAAGCCGATGAGCGTATTGTCGTAGATGAAAGCGCGTCCGCCCGCGGTGACGGTAAGCGTCGGCGTGACGTCGAAGCTTGCTTCGCCGAACATCGCATAATCCTTGTCAACGCGCCGCTGCTGGGTCAGCCACAGCGTCCCCGGCGAACCGTTGACCGAGAGCAACGGCGCAAGCCCGGCGATCTGATAGTCCTGGTGGATGAAGTTCGACTGGCGCTGATAGAAGGCGCCGGCGACGATGCGGAACCGGTCGGTCGACGGCGATGCGACGCGGAATTCCTGGCTCATCTTCTTGAAGTGATCGCTGCCGATCACGCGCTGTCGCGGGTCAATCGTGTTGCCGGCGGCGTTCTGGTAATAGAAGTAACCGGCGATCCCGCCGACCGACGAATAGAGGTTGTCGTACGCCTCGGCATAATCGGTATAGTCGGTGGACTGATAGTCCTTGCGGTCGAGATACGCGCCGGCATAGGTCAGGTCCCAATTGCCCAGCTTGCCTTCGATCGTGAGCCCTGCCTGCCAGAACCGGTCGCGGCGAAATTCCGGGAAGAAATGCTGGACCTTGAGGTCGCCGACTCGCTGGTCATAGCCATACGACCCGTGGCTGCGAGTATCCTGGTACATGAAGCTCGGCGTGACGGTCCAATTGCTGTCCAGGTCGATCTTCAGCGCGGCGCGACCGCCGGCGATTTCGGTGTCGTTATAGTTCTTCTTGACGAAAGCACTGTTGGTGATCGTTCCGGTATAGCCCGCCGCCAGCGGCGCGAGCGCCGCGGAAACGTCGAATGTGCGCGTGCCCGGGACGTTGTCGATGTAGCCGGCGTCGCGTTCGTAATAGCCGACGCCACGGAACGCGATCGTGGCCGACAGGGGGATGTTGATCATCCCCTCGACCTTCCCGCCGTAACCGCCCTTGCTGACCTTGTTTCCTTCCAAGTCGATGCGGCCGTAGGTGCCAGACAGATCGGGCTTGTTGGTGATGATGCGGATCGTCCCCGCTTCCGACGAGGCGCCGTACAGCGTGCCCTGCGGCCCCGACAGGCTCTCGATCCGGGCCACGTCATAGATGTGGACGTCGAGGTTGCCGCCGATCGTCGTCACCGGCTGTTCGTCCAGATAGACGCCGACCGACGGCAGCGTGCCCGAATGGTTGCCGTCACCGCCCGACGCCACGCCGCGCATATAGACGACGTTGGTACCCGGCGTGCCGCCCAGCGCCTGGAAGGACACCGAGGGCAGCATCTGCGCATATTGCGCGAAATTGGCGATGTTCAGGTCGTCGAGTTTCTTGGTTGTGAGAACCGACACGGAAATCGGTACGTTCTGCAGGCTTTCCGATCGCTTGGTCGCGGTGATGACGATGTCGTCGGTGACCGCAGCGGCGGTATCTGGGGCGGGCGCAGGGGCCGCGTCCTGGGCGAGCGCCGGAACCGCGACGAATGCGGCCGATGCGAGCAAGCTGGTCAGACCGGTACGGCGAACGAAAGTCGACATCGCGGAACCCCTTGTATCTTTATGGGCT
It contains:
- a CDS encoding phosphatase PAP2 family protein gives rise to the protein MSRTTLSPIDVRSLPAFALMAAQVATIVVLIAVTGFSYDGRDINTVAMVIAFAIGFGFALRRLGIGRLATALEAMALILASGMTVACLSLLCASDSMPLADAWLAAADRILLPAVSWRDLALSLAHHPRLTQIMCSIYSTLLWQPFVLIVALALARREDVIWRFVHAWMLTLVLCVAIFAIAPAVTPYVYYGITPSQVPALTVNAGWRPAEIIMHVRDGTIHVLASRTASGLITFPSFHAAGAMLLAWSFRRASWFGWGFVALDVLMLPTIPLIGSHYFVDALGGVAVAALTIVTTRRTGKPRHGLCRPATHSWPEQGSPIS
- a CDS encoding VOC family protein; this translates as MTRTGIFVAAGLLLVGLSPMVLHAQEVGRITGVGGVFVVSKDPAALTKWYQEVLGINIEPWGGALLRYDAPLHPPVVVWSAMRENSSEIAPSKRDFMINFAVDDLDAFIAKLETKGIKVLNRQADPTGKFASILDPDGTKIELWQAPSK
- a CDS encoding alginate export family protein, with protein sequence MSQMTQVAALALLAAGVCADAAAAQDIKLTPLIDARLRYEHVDQEGVADQADAVTMRMRTGIQAKAGPLTALVEAEATLKIAGAFNNGLNGRPLPVIPDPNDVEINRVQFGYEKDGLALIAGRQVLELGDQRFVGSANWRQNQQTFDAVRAKWTHGKLSVDAAYSWDVRTVNGIDGKGARPRSVSGNNWFGQIGYATPIGTLGAFAYLVDQNLSALSGYRLSNQTYGLRLTGVRQIAKGWKLAYVASIARQSDYARNPNRYAATYYLGEATLSGPIVSATAGYEVLGADRGVALTSIQTPLASFFKFQGWASKFTTTPPDGLRDLYGTIGGSWKSKGMITGYGVAGTYHRFASDRLVRLYGDEIDAIGFLKFNRYTLAARLARYVAKGFATDTTKVFLTLDWVM
- a CDS encoding cation:proton antiporter translates to MQGIVDSLISTVTGILSPHGPAVAGAAKSYAPGDFSVHFFLQLAVILLACRVVGWAGKKFLGQPQVVGEMIAGVVLGPSLLGLFFPDLQLAIFPKETRNVLYAGAQLGVGLYMFMVGLTLRLDHFQSKAKSAGAVSAAGIAAPFLLAALITPWLLGIDGLFTPGISQANAMLFMGACIALTAFPMLARIINERGLANSSLGTLSLTAGAFDDATSWCVLAIVLATFGGGSGVAILAIGGAVIYAAFMLIWGRKLLAPLGRIVEAQGEMSVTILAITMMLFCMSAFVMDAIGIHAIFGGFLLGACMPRGKFVEELKLKVEPLAVVLLLPMFFTYSGLNTRMDMVNSPELLLIAFGVLAVSILAKFGACWAAARLSGEDNRTALGIGALMNSRGLMELIIINIGLQKGIIGPTLFSMLVLMAIVTTMMAGPVFELVYGRKARASGELDQLDGALAGTAA
- a CDS encoding type II toxin-antitoxin system Phd/YefM family antitoxin encodes the protein MRAISSREFNQDVSHAKRTARIEPVFVTDRGRPTHVLMSIEAFRRLSGEGDTIIDLLAMPGLADPPPTGDLWRGPGG
- a CDS encoding PIN domain-containing protein, which produces MARAWRLMHLLDTSIVLALRNARAGVAEPGLTAWASALPRESLFISAITLHELEEQARTTRQDRAQWRTWIDDHVTRAFDGRVLPVDAAVVRRAGQLERGGARDGLLAATALEHRLTLATLRPRAFKASRVKTFDPTGFVPSTQIEDWRQAAQAAPAWIKNLFVRS
- a CDS encoding tryptophan halogenase family protein; this translates as MVPRRSILIVGGGTAGWLTACYLAKFFDLARHPSLSITLVESPDIGIVGVGEGAFPTIRTTLQFLGIDEYDFIRETSATFKQGIRFDDWLRNPHDGRHAHFIHPFEAPLYAHDESLVSHWLASDPATRPPFAEAVTIQHRVSEQQRGPKTAADGGFAAPLNYAYHFDAAALAAMLARRGRELGVRHVEDELVAAAVGADGTIDRLSFKRSGDATADLYIDCTGLRAELLGGALDEPFVSAKSYLFTDRALACRVPYDCADAPLPSYTVAAAHEGGWLWDIGLRDKRGIGCVFSSAHLDEDRARTILAAYPGVGDRGADARLITFEPGWRARQWVGNCVAVGMAGGFVEPLESTGIVVIEAAAAMIAELFPFNGPVDAPADRFNALMTARYDNLVNFLKLHYCLSRRIEPFWRDNADPASTPEALRALLDRWRHRPPSRFDFLIDVETFAFFNYQYILYGMDFHTEPIFGSAKGTGSAGSGTLFERIRGFGDQAVHELPSHRELVEQINAAR
- a CDS encoding TonB-dependent receptor; protein product: MSTFVRRTGLTSLLASAAFVAVPALAQDAAPAPAPDTAAAVTDDIVITATKRSESLQNVPISVSVLTTKKLDDLNIANFAQYAQMLPSVSFQALGGTPGTNVVYMRGVASGGDGNHSGTLPSVGVYLDEQPVTTIGGNLDVHIYDVARIESLSGPQGTLYGASSEAGTIRIITNKPDLSGTYGRIDLEGNKVSKGGYGGKVEGMINIPLSATIAFRGVGYYERDAGYIDNVPGTRTFDVSAALAPLAAGYTGTITNSAFVKKNYNDTEIAGGRAALKIDLDSNWTVTPSFMYQDTRSHGSYGYDQRVGDLKVQHFFPEFRRDRFWQAGLTIEGKLGNWDLTYAGAYLDRKDYQSTDYTDYAEAYDNLYSSVGGIAGYFYYQNAAGNTIDPRQRVIGSDHFKKMSQEFRVASPSTDRFRIVAGAFYQRQSNFIHQDYQIAGLAPLLSVNGSPGTLWLTQQRRVDKDYAMFGEASFDVTPTLTVTAGGRAFIYDNTLIGFFGFGRNPAFDQLNGGPPPNAAYSTRTGVAGCFTTTGERLRAAQLAGQTNTTLLPAVVAGSPCTNLAIYSGGNLLPVKASGEGVTYRFNVSWKPISGVMAYATWSRGFRPGGINRRNDIPPYAADFLTNYEAGVKTTWLGGKLRFNAAVYRQDWKKFQFAFLGANSFTEIHNGPDARIWGAEFDSSLTLGRLNLTASGSYTDAKTTRNLCLFDDPSFTCTLPSSDGVTNMISAPKGTRLPITPQVKLNGSARYTVPVGNAKVYAQAVGSYQSSAASDIRSAVYETFTGNVISPAAQFGRLKAFETADFSIGAEFGKFTFEVYLQNAFDARGQLSRFVACGSCGQRPYIVPITPQTVGVRLGAKF